A part of Limihaloglobus sulfuriphilus genomic DNA contains:
- a CDS encoding LamG domain-containing protein, whose amino-acid sequence MKKCLVILAVYTFLIYSTAALDVSWSGPVETEPDNFSWENTAAWWNGTGNSIPTASDRVIIRDGNWYPDTGPSVYAGTSAHAASLEIGLTRKDGNGYLVIDGGELDVAGEVKIGVEDLCSGTLTVNSGTMSVGGSLSGWHGSSEVNVYGGLLSIDGWLTAGQFNDQCNVNIYGGELEANWIGGQGTINIAGGTLIIAQSADKRPDLQAKIDAGDIVAYGGNPDYELEMSFDGIDNRVYAVNIYAEGPFETYETQTYSAPVNQYSGTDRGVRALFNFDNSDVTGVNPEGVSVLSGENYGAAFVDSMDNFGLAASFNGASDYMLVPQLTELFLNGEMTVECYVKVNEIYSTRTQTIAVYGENSYATWRLGIDTMGHAYLEYQDGWEYFRANSSAFLTPGQWYHIAFTRSIELMDEDDPDYDEYYPHRAVCRSFINGVFDSETVLFSELPGHTNWVDQNVMIGKDRGDSNHFNGCVDELQFCGYAKNFEPVLEDPSSPYTRLALGTDLLVHFDADPANYYAQSTASELEAPFAVMQSEGISRRAGYITIDADETAQPGSGQHQPIVEIDQSFLESRFHAGAISVEAWIKLASYPIAGNQNYNKYVIAQNGEQGYHWQLFVNPDRKAVMSYCGTDWVWREAVGTTELELDRWYHIAGVKRALKQGASGWNYETHLEVYVNGQLEGMLEKALRPLPPNDTGKVYIGNSPYWTIFNFDGSIGEVRISSVPRAYSSPEDGRYGWYNPGDVNQDGMVNLLDASETAGQWLENDNAWLDKGGYEIASDGSEDMLLFMNSTLPQDRVLAFHSEVWNGAEWTANTQTHGLFSSKVNMAWNRAYWRKDTWTQNFHGEIFTIGADGLIRLHTESFGQRVDEIEPLTQPVFDSRIDRFRLFVNDDGGELDWGLGKVFAPVNADTEWVSTAPYDTYICNSFDDLNNGTGLKWQDIDSRYAFLERYGPFDVEFDGGCDGWPVDDVMRNLDEVIVLNQLRDNQNVRERYFYGRSGDTYLGLVRWDEHHKEDGQWVPVARAVSKHIGYMVYMGGFEGFFERSINDTFTVNEPDVCQVTGIIASGDLNGDCSVGVEDFMMIAQNWLN is encoded by the coding sequence ATGAAAAAATGTTTGGTTATTTTAGCAGTCTATACATTTCTTATTTATAGTACCGCGGCATTAGATGTGAGTTGGTCTGGTCCTGTTGAGACAGAACCTGATAATTTCAGCTGGGAGAATACTGCCGCTTGGTGGAACGGAACAGGCAATTCCATACCAACTGCATCAGACAGGGTGATTATTCGCGACGGCAACTGGTATCCGGATACCGGCCCGTCTGTATATGCCGGAACCAGTGCGCATGCAGCCAGTCTTGAAATTGGATTGACCAGAAAAGACGGCAATGGATATCTGGTAATAGACGGCGGCGAGCTGGATGTCGCCGGTGAAGTTAAAATTGGAGTAGAAGATCTTTGCAGCGGCACACTTACGGTAAACAGCGGAACGATGAGCGTTGGCGGCAGCTTGTCCGGCTGGCACGGCAGCTCAGAGGTTAATGTTTATGGCGGTCTGCTTTCAATCGACGGTTGGCTGACAGCCGGACAATTTAACGATCAGTGCAATGTGAATATCTATGGCGGTGAACTCGAAGCTAACTGGATTGGCGGTCAGGGGACAATAAACATTGCCGGCGGGACGCTGATTATTGCCCAGTCTGCTGATAAACGCCCGGATCTTCAGGCTAAAATAGATGCCGGAGATATTGTTGCCTATGGGGGTAATCCGGACTATGAGCTTGAGATGAGTTTTGACGGTATTGATAACAGGGTCTATGCAGTTAATATTTATGCTGAGGGACCGTTTGAAACTTATGAGACACAAACTTATTCTGCACCGGTTAATCAGTACAGTGGTACAGACAGGGGGGTAAGGGCTCTTTTCAATTTTGACAATTCTGACGTGACAGGTGTCAATCCCGAAGGCGTTTCAGTGCTCTCTGGTGAAAATTATGGAGCAGCTTTTGTTGACTCAATGGATAATTTCGGACTGGCGGCCAGTTTTAATGGAGCGAGTGACTACATGCTGGTTCCACAGCTGACAGAGCTTTTTCTCAACGGCGAGATGACAGTTGAATGTTATGTTAAAGTAAATGAAATCTATTCAACAAGAACCCAGACAATAGCTGTTTACGGCGAAAATTCGTATGCAACCTGGCGGTTAGGTATTGACACCATGGGGCATGCTTATCTCGAATACCAGGATGGCTGGGAATATTTCAGGGCGAACAGTTCAGCTTTTCTTACGCCGGGACAGTGGTACCATATAGCCTTTACGCGAAGTATAGAACTAATGGATGAAGATGATCCTGATTACGATGAGTATTATCCGCACAGAGCGGTTTGCCGAAGTTTTATCAACGGTGTCTTTGACAGTGAGACAGTTCTGTTCTCAGAGCTTCCCGGGCATACAAACTGGGTTGATCAGAACGTTATGATAGGCAAAGACAGAGGGGATTCTAACCATTTTAACGGATGCGTTGATGAGCTCCAATTCTGCGGCTATGCTAAGAATTTTGAGCCTGTCCTCGAAGATCCATCTTCTCCTTACACACGTCTGGCTTTGGGTACAGATCTTCTGGTGCATTTCGATGCGGATCCGGCAAACTATTATGCTCAGAGTACAGCAAGCGAGCTTGAGGCTCCATTCGCTGTTATGCAGTCTGAAGGCATCAGCCGGCGGGCGGGTTATATCACCATCGACGCGGATGAGACCGCTCAGCCGGGCAGCGGCCAGCATCAGCCAATAGTGGAAATTGACCAGAGTTTTCTTGAAAGCCGTTTTCACGCAGGTGCGATAAGTGTAGAGGCGTGGATAAAGTTAGCCAGCTATCCGATAGCCGGCAATCAGAATTATAACAAATATGTTATTGCTCAGAATGGTGAGCAGGGATACCACTGGCAGCTTTTTGTAAATCCCGACAGGAAAGCTGTTATGTCATACTGCGGCACAGACTGGGTATGGCGTGAAGCAGTGGGCACTACAGAGCTTGAGCTTGACAGATGGTATCACATTGCCGGCGTCAAAAGAGCTTTAAAACAAGGAGCGTCCGGTTGGAACTATGAAACACACCTTGAGGTCTATGTCAATGGACAGCTCGAGGGGATGCTTGAAAAAGCACTCCGTCCGCTTCCTCCAAACGACACCGGTAAGGTTTATATAGGCAACAGCCCATACTGGACGATATTTAATTTTGACGGTTCTATAGGTGAGGTTCGCATCTCAAGCGTTCCGCGTGCCTACAGCTCACCCGAGGACGGGCGTTACGGCTGGTATAACCCGGGAGATGTCAATCAGGACGGTATGGTTAATCTTTTAGACGCTTCAGAAACCGCCGGCCAGTGGCTTGAAAACGACAACGCCTGGCTTGATAAGGGCGGGTATGAAATTGCCTCTGACGGCAGTGAGGATATGCTGTTGTTTATGAATTCAACACTTCCTCAAGACAGGGTTCTGGCCTTTCACAGCGAAGTCTGGAATGGAGCCGAATGGACTGCCAATACCCAAACCCACGGACTTTTCAGCAGTAAAGTGAATATGGCATGGAACCGTGCTTACTGGCGAAAAGATACATGGACTCAGAATTTTCACGGAGAAATATTTACTATCGGAGCAGACGGCTTAATCCGTCTGCATACTGAATCTTTTGGTCAGCGTGTAGATGAAATTGAACCCCTTACCCAGCCGGTATTTGATTCGAGGATTGATCGTTTTCGTTTATTTGTAAATGATGACGGAGGTGAACTCGATTGGGGCCTTGGAAAGGTTTTTGCGCCTGTTAACGCAGACACTGAATGGGTAAGCACGGCGCCGTATGATACTTATATATGCAACAGTTTTGATGATCTCAACAACGGTACCGGTTTGAAATGGCAGGACATCGACAGCAGATATGCCTTTCTTGAAAGATACGGTCCGTTCGATGTAGAGTTTGACGGCGGTTGTGACGGCTGGCCTGTGGATGATGTTATGCGTAACCTGGATGAGGTTATTGTGCTTAATCAGCTGCGTGATAACCAGAATGTCCGTGAGCGTTATTTCTATGGCCGTTCAGGTGATACTTACCTTGGACTTGTTCGCTGGGACGAACACCACAAGGAAGACGGACAATGGGTTCCCGTTGCCAGAGCAGTTAGCAAGCATATAGGATATATGGTTTATATGGGAGGTTTTGAAGGCTTCTTCGAACGCAGTATCAACGATACATTCACGGTTAATGAACCAGATGTATGCCAGGTTACCGGTATTATCGCTTCGGGCGACCTCAATGGTGACTGTTCCGTTGGTGTTGAAGATTTCATGATGATTGCGCAGAACTGGCTCAATTGA
- a CDS encoding type II secretion system protein, whose translation MRKKGFTLIELLVVISIIALLMAILMPALSKARNQAKLVIDMANSKQIGTVLMVFKAENSDYVPILLNQHSQVPAKSRFLSLALRDHVQLGDSLDPEGFWGPAQLDEYFNSHIKDYYACPFVRNKASETTNTTGIKEIGSITLKGSAGSHTFKSLVYEGKRESYEPSLWWLKQDWEYTKNHPYGEPHGTAKYGSYRWFDDSDLARGWGSRSGNAEYLKLKRIRWSPNLAQHTGSRSASENIAFFCNAGQWDSWSTSGGGIVNYGSHKKGRYGGTVATFADGSVQWVEGTRIGWH comes from the coding sequence ATGCGAAAAAAAGGTTTTACGCTAATAGAGCTTCTTGTTGTGATTTCTATAATCGCGCTGCTGATGGCAATACTTATGCCGGCGCTTAGCAAAGCACGGAACCAGGCGAAATTGGTTATTGACATGGCCAATAGTAAGCAGATAGGAACCGTTCTAATGGTTTTCAAGGCGGAAAACTCGGATTACGTGCCCATTCTATTAAATCAGCATTCGCAAGTTCCCGCAAAGTCGAGATTTTTATCATTGGCACTTCGTGACCACGTGCAGTTAGGTGACAGCCTGGATCCGGAAGGCTTCTGGGGGCCGGCGCAGCTTGATGAATATTTCAACTCTCACATCAAAGATTATTATGCCTGTCCTTTTGTCCGCAATAAAGCCAGTGAAACGACAAACACTACCGGAATCAAAGAAATCGGCAGTATAACACTTAAAGGCAGTGCAGGTTCTCATACTTTCAAGTCGCTTGTTTATGAAGGAAAGCGGGAAAGTTACGAACCTTCCCTCTGGTGGCTTAAACAGGATTGGGAATATACGAAAAACCATCCATACGGGGAACCTCATGGCACAGCTAAATATGGTTCCTACCGATGGTTTGACGACAGTGATCTTGCCAGGGGCTGGGGCAGCCGCTCAGGCAACGCTGAATACCTAAAACTTAAAAGGATAAGATGGTCTCCAAACCTGGCCCAGCATACCGGCAGCCGAAGCGCCAGTGAGAATATCGCATTCTTCTGCAATGCCGGACAATGGGACAGCTGGTCAACAAGCGGCGGGGGTATAGTCAATTACGGCAGCCATAAGAAAGGAAGATACGGGGGAACGGTAGCAACATTCGCAGATGGCAGTGTTCAGTGGGTGGAAGGTACCCGGATCGGCTGGCATTAA